From Plasmodium malariae genome assembly, chromosome: 8:
ATTTTCTTTCCAAGCTACTGTCTTAATTTTATCAAAACCCACGGAGgtgtgcatatacatatacatacatatacacatacatatgtacacattcgtatacaaatatatacatgcacatacgtacatatggaTAAAAAAGAGAACATTTAAGTCTTAAAAATTTGCCATAAATTCTTTCAAAAGTTTACAAAATATCTCTTTCAAACAACGTTCAAGTTTAAAGAAGTTCAACAGATTAAATGATTGTTTTATAAGAATTCACTTATAACACAATAGGTTGTTATATCCTagtttaaaaagtaaaaagtaGGATTTTACCTTCTCGTTATTTTACTCTATTTTACACTAATTTACTTTGTcttactttattttgttttattttattgtattttaatttattgtaatttattatattttgtcctattttgttctattctatttttgttttaagcttttctcttttttttttgtgcattattttttgcttattaACAGTTCCCAATACGGAAATAacaaaagtaataaataaaagggTCAAAAGTATTATTGTTCACACCAGACGTTCGAAAAACACCCTATATAATACTAAGAATCCTTCTAtggtattatatatttatttatttgttatatttatttgttatatttatttgttatatttattatattttttttatttcctttttatatttttctcttaaaagttgcaaaaaaaaaaaaaaattattatatatgtttcataataaattaaagaaaataaaacttttttcttatttttttttttttataataatgaacaTACTTTCACATTTGGATTCCTTGTacagataaaataaatatacacaaaaaaaaataaaaaatgcttAAAACTATTCTGTTGTTTCCAAGAGAAAATCGTTAATCGTATAACTAATATGGTGGCAAtaacatacaaaaaaaaaaaaaatataataataacaaaacaatatataccactatataatataccaacatttataaacatgtataaaatacgcataaaatatatgtagtatatatttatatataaaacatgcACACAGTTTGTATAAAACAAACCcaggaaatatatataaaaagtatataaataaaaggcTTTTAAgtactaaaaataaatacaaactTCGAATAacttgttataattatatttctttattctaaaaacattatatacaaaatggaagaaattctctttatttcattttgctTGTGGGTACTCtcgtaatataaaaataataattttaaaattgagAAAGCTTTTTatgaactaaaaaaaataaatttatactttattttttatactaaaaaataCACAACTTATGAAATAAACACTACAAAAATTcacatttcattatttcacATCGttcttaaattattatattcaaacatttttttattcattcattcaaTCATTTTTCAATCCTTTTATTCAATCATTTTTCAATCCTTTTATgcaatcattttttaatccatatattcaattatttttttatccatatatttaattatttttttatccatatattctatcatttttttatccatacattctatcatttttttatccatatattctaacatttttttatccatatattctaacatttttttatccatatattctaacattttttaatccATATATtctaacattttttaatccttttgttcattaatttgttcattttttttttgtaatttgcATAGATAACATTAATACGCATTAACGAATATTGCGATACttgaaatttaattatatcacacattatatataatttattattttcgaATGTACATGTATTACACAAATGTAAtgataaatgaataataggGAGTAcctttttatgtatatatattactaacaaatataatgaatttataGCATAAATGTGAGCCTTAAAACTCTTCAAttaaagtttttttattacattttttaaacaaaagtAAAAGATGAAGCAACCAATGacaaaataaaggaaataatCAAAACttaattcaaaataaaattatttcatttcctCTGCACTTTCagtaatgaaataaaaaataaaaacaaaaaataacaagtaaaaaatagcaagaaaaaaattggGAGCAAAAAATagcaagaaaaaaattgggagcaaaaattaacaagaaaaaaataagtagaaataattaacaggcaaaatataaaaagcaaaattcAAGCAGCAAAAAATAACGAACAATATAACGAGCAAAAAATGAGAAGCAAATATCACAATCTCGCTCGCTTTCATGGCATTTcccatttatataattaaatgaacTGATCacaattaagaaaaaaaaaaaaaaatttttttttttttatattttagttaaATTAGGCTTTCACATCACGAACATTTCTTTTCGTACGTTTTgttacatatgcacatacatatttatataccttttattttttcaatacaTTGCTAAATACATCAGTTTACTTCATTCTTTTACCACCATACATCCTTTTAAcgaattgaaaaaaattgcacAATCGCATAGATGTATTTagtgaatattatatacatgaaaatgtgtatatatatatatatacaaaaatgtgtatatgtatgtataaaaacgtgcatatatgtgtataagaacgtctatatatatgcgaataaaaacatgtataaatatgtataaaaacgtatacatatgtgtttaaaaacgtacatatatgtgtgctTGTATGGCtgtatttatgtacgtatgcacGTGTGCATTTAACCAAGAACATATTCACTTTTTAATCCTCCCCCCTtgataaattcaaaaaatgaaaataaaagtaagGACCCTGCAAAATAACGAAGAGGAAATTAATGTAGACAATGATGACACAATACTTgatgtaaagaaaaaagtagaGAGCGTTTTCCCTGAAATGGCATTTGATAAAcagaaattaatttttagtgggaatattttaatagatgaaaataaagtagtagatatattaaaagaaaatgatatAGTTATAGTTATGGCAAGtaagaaaatatttgcaAGTAATAAGAACAACTCAAAAGAAAATGCGAATGATTCATCAACTAATAGCAGTGCTCcaaaaattaatgataataattccgtacataaaaatgatgaaaagaaTAAGTTATTATccaataaaaatgaaatacaaACAGATGAAGGTAAACAAAATGTAAGTATAAATAATGCAGAATCAATGTTATTAACAGgcgataaattaaaagaaactATAGACAACATATGTGCTATGGGATTCGAAAGAGAGACTGTTAGGAAAGCAATGATACTAGCTTATAACAACCCCAATAGAGCAATTGATTATTTGACTAATGGATTTCCagatataaatgaattaaatgaaattaacGAAATTAATGAAGTGGGTGAAAGGAACGAAATGGGTGAAAGGAACGAAATGGGCGAAAGGAACGAAATGGGCGAAAATACGTACGAAAgagataataatgaaaattcttCTAACTTATCAAATCatttaatgaattataatttattaggTGATAACTCTGGACTAGGTTTATCAGAAAATCCTGAACTGTTAAGAAATTCTCCCTTCATTAATGTTATACGAGATGTTGCATTATCCAACCCTCAAAGAATTCCTGAAATTTTAGAAATGATTGGAAGAACCGATCCATCCTTTTTAGATTATATAAGAGAAAATCAAACAGAATTTTTAAGAGTCATCCAAAATTATAGTAATGAAAATACACCAAATGCTGATAACGAACAATTATCGAGCGATGTGATAACACAACAAGGCATTCAAAATACAAGTGATCAGactaatgaaaatttaaacataCCTATTACACCATTAAATGAAAACGAAATGGAGAGTgtgaaaaaattagaatCACTTGGTTTTCCAAAACACCTAGCGATTGAGGCTTTTATTGCTTGTGATAAGAATGAAGAAATGGCAGCGAATTACTTATTCGAAAATATGAATGATTACACCTCGGAGTAGGGGAGTGTAAGTAGCAGTTAGAAGCGTAAGTAGCATTAGGAAATATTATGAAGGAAAAGAAAACGGTAGCAGTCAGATAACAAACAAAACAAACTTTCATAAAGCATATCATTACTTCTGAACTTTTATCCTTTTTGCCTATAACATTTTTCGTTCAAACGAACCAAGGAAAATTAGAAAACAGttaaacatgtatatatatatatatatatatatatatatatatatgtagcaGTAcacagtatatatatatttattgtatttccCCCAATTTTCAGCCCCTAAATAAAATTCCATTTTAAcagattattttattctaattatattttgttgagacaattttataaaaaaaattctgattttttctttttttttttttaagtttttattcccatttatttaataaattacatttttacaacttttttaaatggtgagattatattatgtttgtTTAATGACgctatttaaatattataataatttacatttttaaaataagttttactattttttgtttttctttctgATGATAAGAAACttattttgcaaaaatgattaacactttttatttttttaatattgcaTTTTGTACGCGCATAATGTACtttgtataaatacatataatatatattcatataatgtattcatataatgtattaatgtatatacacgCGTTGGTTCACGCAATTATTCGCTTCATCGTTTAACACTAATAACAAGATTTTACTATTTACTTCGATGAGATAGTTATACAGACTTACTCAAAATGGTGTTCATCAGAAAAAGGTATAAccattaataattatttaagcTTTTTTTCAGCTTTAAACAGGTAGCAAAATTTAACCATTAGAACTACGCAGCATATACTAGCGCTCATGAGCTTATAtaatacgtatgtatatatttatctatgtatatatatagaactAATCGTGGATAGGTGCACTGGAAAGtctataataatatcatggatataaaaggtatatataataataatagatcAAGAGATTTGCTAAATCATTTATGAAAAATCACAACATTGATAACctaatatatagatatacatatattcacatacacaaatatacttatatatatatatatatatatatatatttatttatttatttatttttttaaatgtaaatttcaCAATTTGGTAGTTTTCCCAAGGGTCATAAAGtcatacataaaaaagaagagtacTTTGAtaaatttggaaaaaatcatagaattgttaaaaaaaaaaaaaaaaatcattaacttatatgtgtatatttataactatTAAATTTGTTAAGCCGCTTTGACATAACtcttattacatatattattcttgcataaaatattattcttattattctttttattctaccagaaatgtatatatatatatgtgtaaatacATTTGCCTGAGAGTACAAGGTATAAACTATTTATATCGACGTAAAACACGTATACATTCCATTTTTcgtcattatatttttaaataaatttgaaaaaaagtattCTCTTTTAATTGCAATtggaaataaagaaaaaattcttACAAATACGTAATTTCTcgtaacataaaaatatttttccttatatatgtatatataattaaatatatcgGTTAATTACAGTAGCACACcacttttattctttattaattGCAAGGTGGTGATGGTAAAGCAACACATGTTATGAAAGCAACacgtaatatattatattataatattatattattatattattttttctattgacatttcattttttacagCTAAAAAGTATAAGTGACAAAGTGCACCTTTTGTGTTGACGTGGCTATGgctatattaataatgtatatgaCTTTTAATTtggtattaaaaaaaaaaaataattacgtatatatatatatatatatatatatatatatatatatatatatatacttatgtaacatagcaatattattatttaatcttGTAACATATGTTTTTTCAAGTTTTAATTGTGATTTAtacattcttttttctttaaggAAAATACTTGTTTTAACAAAGCAGTTCTTAGTTGTTTCGTTCCATAACAATGGAAACAAAGAATATATAGcgctataaaaaaaaaaaaaaaaaatatatatatatatatatatatatcataacaaaaaatataaatattttttttcataatattttccttaaccctttaaaaatttgtcATTGTACATAAAGGTATATACAAACTCTTGGTAGCTCTTATTTGACGCAgaattgcatatatatatgtatgtatatatgcattatatatgtacatacaaaatatgcacatttataatatacatataaatacgtaaCTCCGTGTTTAtgagtatttatatatattattatatatgtgtatatataaatatacatatgcatattaagatgcttataaatgtataacaCATGCTTCATGTAAGCATCTTGTACATGTTACTGTTATACACTAAATTGTTCACGAAATAACCTAAATTAaattgaacaaaaaaaatttattttgacatcttgaaatttttacattttgaaaaggacataaataaacgaaaaagcatttatttatttttaaaaataaatgaatataataaaattaagggAAAATCTTAATttcattacatataatatttatataaatttcatataaaatatatataaatatattacgtaTAATACTGAAAAAAGTGCTACATACAATATACagttaataattatacataatatatattacatatatatatatatatatatataataataatatgtatataatgcGGATATGAAAATGATATTGATATATAACATGTGTGCTTTTAAGTTTTAGgccccatttttttttttttttttttatatatattcatcatTCACTTTTATCTAACACATTTACGTATAATATCACCTTTTAACTAACAAAAGATattgcatttttatatttatatataattttttttttttttttgaaattatataaaagttaaATATGTGTTCGTACATACAAATGGtatacgtttatatataatatacatatatatatatatatatatatatatatatatatatatatatataattaaacgcatacgaataaatttttgctatatatgtaatatatagagaatttaaaaaaaaaaaataattatgtaagcaatataaaaatatcaatatattatagattaatttatacttcgacattttcaaaaaaaaaaaaaaaaaatatttttaaagaaaaaatagtatttaaagtaattttgtataataatattgttagttatatgttaaaattcttacatttatattaatactaaaaagaatttaatagaatataagaaaaattaagtaaattataatatatatattatacatatataacttaTCACCACttgtcatttttattttatatatattattatatatatacatatatttataaataaagaacaaGCAACAAACGaatcatataaatttaaatataatggagaaaccaaaaaaattgtagtaaaaattattctatttgtttttaatatatattaaaataatatatttatatttatatacactttttttttttttttttttttttattatttaaatttttttaaatagaaaatgTTAAATCATTGAACAAAATTTGTGTACAGCCTTCTTtcacattatatatatttatgcagtAATTGAACTTATTtgaaggggaaaaaaaaaagtgagcatataaaataaagaaaaataaggaagataagtaaagaataaaagcaaagaacaaatataaggaacaaaagaacaaaagtaaaaagaaaaaagaaaaaagaaaaaacgaagaaaaaattaaattaaaatgaacatACATTGCTGAAAAATTTATCCCCTCACAGGTTGATAGTTAATTTCATGTTCAGTTGTgcttttatcttattttgaaaaaataatttgtcccttttattataaatattgtaaaaaattaactgtTCTAAGAGTTAATTTAAAGAGTTGCTTTTCaagttaatttttaaaaagggtgtttaaataataattcttttgtttaaattataCTCAAAAGGAAGgacattatatgtatatatttatatatatataaatgtttatgaAGGTTTCTCACTTCTTGCAAAGGAAAGAAAAGAGCATAGTTAGTCTGCACagaagttatatatatatagttatatatatatgtatatgtacgcaCACACAGGCAGGAAATTTACAGTATTT
This genomic window contains:
- the RAD23 gene encoding DNA repair protein RAD23, putative, with translation MKIKVRTLQNNEEEINVDNDDTILDVKKKVESVFPEMAFDKQKLIFSGNILIDENKVVDILKENDIVIVMASKKIFASNKNNSKENANDSSTNSSAPKINDNNSVHKNDEKNKLLSNKNEIQTDEGKQNVSINNAESMLLTGDKLKETIDNICAMGFERETVRKAMILAYNNPNRAIDYLTNGFPDINELNEINEINEVGERNEMGERNEMGERNEMGENTYERDNNENSSNLSNHLMNYNLLGDNSGLGLSENPELLRNSPFINVIRDVALSNPQRIPEILEMIGRTDPSFLDYIRENQTEFLRVIQNYSNENTPNADNEQLSSDVITQQGIQNTSDQTNENLNIPITPLNENEMESVKKLESLGFPKHLAIEAFIACDKNEEMAANYLFENMNDYTSE